One region of Mycobacterium riyadhense genomic DNA includes:
- a CDS encoding TetR family transcriptional regulator, with the protein MANQMGLRERRRRQTSADIRGAAIRLTQKRGFDKVTIEEICSEAGVSARTFFNYFANKESAIAYGPSDIPAELAEEFVAAGPAPYSVVLAELITLAAHHLRDMPPERDQAACMLELAKTSPPVLAAFLADLERFQTQLADIVARRQAMRSDDEIPALISALALTAVRSGIERWTSAEPADADDTPMPYVERAAALVNSIFTK; encoded by the coding sequence ATGGCGAATCAGATGGGTCTACGCGAGCGACGCCGCCGTCAGACCAGCGCCGACATCCGCGGCGCCGCGATCCGCCTGACCCAAAAACGTGGCTTCGACAAAGTGACCATCGAGGAAATCTGCTCGGAAGCTGGGGTCTCGGCTCGCACATTTTTCAACTACTTCGCCAACAAAGAGTCCGCGATCGCCTATGGCCCCTCGGACATACCCGCCGAGCTCGCCGAGGAATTCGTCGCAGCGGGGCCCGCCCCGTACTCGGTTGTCCTGGCGGAGCTGATCACCCTGGCGGCACACCACCTTCGTGACATGCCGCCGGAACGTGACCAGGCCGCCTGCATGCTCGAACTGGCCAAAACGTCGCCCCCGGTGTTGGCCGCATTCCTCGCCGATTTGGAGCGATTCCAGACCCAGCTGGCCGACATTGTCGCGCGACGCCAAGCGATGCGCTCAGACGACGAGATACCGGCGTTGATCTCGGCGTTGGCGTTGACCGCCGTGCGTTCCGGGATTGAGCGCTGGACAAGCGCGGAGCCGGCGGATGCCGACGACACGCCGATGCCTTACGTCGAGCGAGCTGCCGCGCTGGTCAACAGCATCTTCACGAAGTGA
- a CDS encoding RND family transporter — MTHDAQTDTVPVVKHVARPALPRFIRTFAVPIILGWIALIALLNVIVPQLDEVGKMRSVSMSPDDAQSVIATKRVGELFHEYKSNSSVMIVLEGQNALGNEAHAYYDQIVKKLDADTKHVEHVQDFWSDPLTGAGAQSNDAKAAYVQVYLAGNQGEALANESVEAVQQIVKSVPAPTGVKAYVTGPAALSADQNIAGDRSLQVIETVTFAVIIAMLLLVYRSIVTVLLTLAMVVFELAAARGVVAFLGYYNIIGLSTFATNLLVTLAIAAATDYAIFLIGRYQEARSIGQSREDAYYTMFGGTAHVVLGSGLTIAGATFCLHFTNLPYFQTLGIPLAIGMVVVVAAALTLGPAVISVASRFRQILEPKRAQRIRGWRKVGAVVVRWPGPVLIMTIGLALVGLLTLPGYRTNYNDRNYLPADLPANAGYAAADRHFSKARMNPELLMIESDHDLRNSADFLVIDKIAKTIFRVPGISRVQAITRPEGTPIEHTSIPFQISMQGVTQQMNQKYQEDQMADMLRQADEMQTTIDSMVQMQSITQQMADDMHVMVTKMKDMTLDVAELRDHMADFDDFFRPIRSYFYWEKHCFDIPVCWSLRSIFDALDGVDTMTDDIQSLIPIMEHLDTLMPRMTALMPEMIQNMKNMKTTMLTMYATQKGLLDQQQAAQRNSTAMGKAFDASKNDDSFYLPPETFDNPEFKRGMKNFLSPDGHAVRFIISHDGDPMTPEGISHIDAIKKAAYEALKGTPLEGSKIYLGGTAATYKDMQDGSNYDLLIAGIASMCLIFIIMLIITRSVVASAVIVGTVLLSLGASFGLSVLIWQHLIGIELHWMVLAMSVIILLAVGADYNLLLVSRFKEEIHAGLNTGIIRSMGGTGSVVTSAGLVFAFTMMTMAVSQLTVIGQVGTTIGLGLLFDTLVVRSLMTPSIAALLGKWFWWPQRVRQRPVPSPWPGPSEKPAKKAESLTPA, encoded by the coding sequence ATGACGCACGACGCCCAGACCGACACCGTTCCCGTCGTCAAACACGTAGCGCGGCCGGCGCTCCCACGATTCATCCGGACGTTCGCCGTACCGATCATCCTCGGCTGGATCGCGCTTATCGCGCTGCTCAACGTCATCGTCCCGCAGCTGGACGAGGTCGGGAAGATGCGCTCGGTGTCGATGAGCCCCGACGATGCGCAATCAGTGATCGCGACGAAGCGCGTCGGTGAGCTATTTCATGAGTACAAGTCCAACAGCTCGGTGATGATCGTGCTGGAGGGCCAAAATGCGCTCGGCAACGAGGCCCACGCGTACTACGACCAGATCGTCAAGAAGCTCGACGCCGACACCAAACACGTTGAACACGTGCAAGATTTCTGGAGCGATCCGCTCACCGGGGCCGGTGCACAGAGCAACGACGCCAAGGCTGCCTACGTCCAGGTGTATCTCGCCGGTAACCAGGGCGAAGCGCTCGCCAACGAGTCGGTCGAGGCCGTACAGCAGATCGTCAAGAGCGTGCCCGCGCCCACCGGGGTAAAGGCCTACGTCACCGGGCCAGCCGCATTGTCAGCCGACCAGAACATCGCCGGTGACCGCAGCTTGCAAGTGATCGAAACCGTGACATTCGCGGTGATTATCGCGATGCTGCTGTTGGTCTACCGGTCGATCGTCACGGTGCTGCTCACCTTGGCGATGGTCGTCTTCGAACTTGCAGCCGCCCGGGGAGTGGTTGCCTTCCTGGGCTACTACAACATCATTGGGCTCTCGACATTCGCCACCAACCTGTTGGTCACGTTGGCGATCGCGGCCGCCACCGACTACGCGATCTTCCTGATAGGTCGCTATCAGGAAGCCCGGTCGATCGGCCAGTCCCGAGAAGACGCCTATTACACCATGTTTGGCGGCACCGCACACGTTGTGCTCGGATCGGGATTGACCATCGCCGGCGCAACGTTTTGTCTGCACTTCACCAACCTGCCCTATTTCCAGACGCTAGGTATCCCGTTGGCCATCGGGATGGTCGTCGTGGTGGCAGCGGCGTTGACGCTCGGCCCCGCGGTGATCTCGGTGGCATCGCGGTTCCGCCAGATACTGGAACCCAAACGGGCGCAGCGTATTCGGGGCTGGCGCAAGGTAGGCGCTGTCGTGGTCAGGTGGCCAGGCCCGGTCCTGATCATGACGATCGGGCTGGCGCTCGTCGGGCTGCTCACCCTGCCCGGATACCGGACCAACTACAACGACCGCAACTACCTGCCCGCCGATCTACCGGCGAACGCGGGCTACGCGGCCGCGGATCGGCACTTCTCGAAGGCGCGGATGAATCCCGAGCTGCTGATGATCGAAAGTGACCATGATCTGCGCAACTCCGCGGACTTCCTGGTGATCGACAAAATCGCCAAGACGATCTTCCGGGTGCCCGGGATCAGTCGCGTGCAGGCCATTACCCGGCCCGAGGGCACGCCGATCGAGCACACCTCGATTCCCTTCCAGATCAGCATGCAAGGCGTCACTCAGCAGATGAACCAGAAGTATCAAGAAGATCAGATGGCCGACATGCTCCGCCAGGCCGACGAGATGCAGACGACCATCGACAGCATGGTCCAGATGCAAAGCATCACCCAACAGATGGCCGACGACATGCACGTCATGGTCACGAAAATGAAAGACATGACTCTCGATGTCGCCGAATTGCGGGACCATATGGCGGATTTCGATGATTTCTTCCGACCCATCCGCAGCTACTTCTACTGGGAAAAGCATTGCTTCGACATACCCGTGTGCTGGTCATTGCGATCGATCTTCGACGCCCTCGACGGCGTTGACACCATGACCGACGACATCCAGAGCCTGATACCGATCATGGAACATCTCGACACCCTGATGCCTCGGATGACGGCGCTGATGCCCGAAATGATTCAGAACATGAAGAACATGAAAACGACGATGCTGACGATGTATGCGACGCAGAAAGGGTTGCTGGATCAGCAACAGGCGGCGCAGCGGAATTCCACCGCCATGGGCAAGGCATTCGACGCATCCAAGAACGACGACTCCTTTTACCTGCCCCCGGAAACCTTCGACAATCCCGAATTCAAGCGGGGCATGAAGAACTTCCTCTCCCCCGACGGCCATGCCGTGCGGTTCATCATCAGCCACGACGGCGATCCGATGACACCAGAAGGCATTTCGCATATCGATGCGATCAAGAAGGCCGCTTACGAAGCGCTCAAGGGCACTCCCCTAGAGGGCTCGAAGATCTACCTAGGCGGGACCGCGGCAACCTATAAGGACATGCAGGACGGTAGCAACTATGACCTGCTGATCGCCGGAATCGCTTCCATGTGTTTGATTTTCATCATCATGCTGATCATTACGCGAAGCGTTGTGGCTTCGGCGGTCATCGTGGGTACCGTCTTGCTCTCGCTGGGCGCGTCGTTCGGGCTTTCGGTGCTGATTTGGCAGCATCTGATAGGCATCGAACTGCACTGGATGGTGCTCGCGATGTCGGTCATCATCCTGCTCGCGGTCGGCGCCGACTACAACCTGCTCTTGGTGTCCCGGTTCAAGGAAGAGATCCACGCGGGCTTGAATACTGGCATCATTCGGTCGATGGGTGGCACCGGGTCGGTAGTCACGTCGGCGGGGTTGGTATTCGCGTTCACGATGATGACGATGGCGGTCAGCCAGTTGACGGTTATCGGTCAGGTGGGCACCACCATCGGCCTGGGCCTGCTCTTCGACACGCTGGTGGTGCGGTCGCTGATGACGCCCTCCATTGCCGCGCTGCTGGGTAAGTGGTTCTGGTGGCCCCAGCGTGTCCGGCAACGGCCGGTGCCGTCGCCCTGGCCTGGTCCAAGTGAGAAGCCGGCCAAGAAGGCCGAATCGTTAACCCCCGCTTGA
- a CDS encoding molybdopterin-containing oxidoreductase family protein, protein MGQHQQVQPRDVPATPDGARTIYTFCRYCLASCGVEVSVEGNRVCKISADKQNPHSWRDFCAKGRTAAQMVEHPRRILAPMRRVGDRYVEATWEEAIADIATRLTGLIEADGPDAIAAYYGNPAGFSLSNLIFMNAWLDAVGTHNRYAVGSVDQNALHVVAEAMYGSAIMVPVSDIDNCDYFLLVGTNPAVSAWNWVESAPGGWQRALARQKQGAKIVVVDPLRTESADKADVHIAVRPGQDWALLLAMVKVILDERLEHRADCAQLATGMPALRQLLTEAELDDLTHRCGVPRPEIESTAREFATSRSAMAITRTGISLHVSGSVGEWLGHVLNVITGRMDRPGGRRFEPGYVDSLRLAAATKPPEHRSRLTGRTMVAGAHALSELPAEITTPGPGQIRALVINAGNPVVSGPDGAALDSALAQLDLLVAIDFVQRESHRHAHWLLPAVHWLERDDLLALTSNLHDEPYVQYGVRAVNPPATAREEWRIFVDLALAMDVPLFGIKGVNGFIRTSRRLARLTRRPTLEFTPHWINRIIVATSRNVNGHKLKWRELLANPHGMVLGPREYGHFAAALRTADKRVHIAPTELVARARELLAAAPSEAPPGYPFQIGNRRHRHSMNSFLNELPGLHPGGKGSVVLIHPADAATLGIGDGDPVRVYSPVGEIEANASLSDRPRRGVIVINHGWGSRIFDPHTGSAPQSFGVNRNLLIDAEPVDPLSQTPAMNSTYVGVARRGAGPTVAEPSPPPALSPRNRT, encoded by the coding sequence ATGGGACAACACCAACAGGTGCAACCCAGAGACGTTCCGGCCACACCCGACGGCGCGCGGACGATCTACACCTTCTGCCGATACTGCCTGGCCTCGTGTGGTGTCGAGGTCAGCGTCGAGGGCAATCGGGTGTGCAAAATATCGGCCGACAAGCAAAACCCGCACAGTTGGCGGGATTTCTGCGCGAAAGGCCGCACCGCCGCCCAGATGGTCGAACATCCGCGCCGGATCCTTGCCCCGATGCGACGGGTGGGCGATCGCTATGTGGAAGCGACGTGGGAAGAGGCCATCGCGGATATTGCCACCCGACTGACTGGACTGATCGAGGCCGATGGCCCGGACGCGATAGCCGCCTATTACGGCAATCCGGCCGGATTCTCGTTGTCGAATCTGATCTTCATGAACGCCTGGCTGGACGCGGTCGGCACCCACAACCGGTATGCGGTGGGCTCGGTCGACCAGAACGCACTGCATGTCGTAGCGGAGGCCATGTACGGCTCGGCGATCATGGTGCCCGTCTCCGATATCGACAACTGCGACTACTTTCTGCTGGTCGGCACCAATCCCGCTGTCAGTGCATGGAATTGGGTAGAAAGTGCGCCCGGTGGGTGGCAGCGCGCGCTCGCCCGGCAAAAGCAGGGGGCCAAGATCGTGGTCGTCGACCCGCTACGCACCGAGTCCGCCGACAAAGCCGACGTGCACATCGCGGTGCGTCCCGGCCAGGACTGGGCGCTGCTGCTGGCGATGGTCAAGGTGATCCTCGACGAACGACTCGAACACCGCGCCGACTGTGCGCAACTCGCCACCGGCATGCCGGCGCTACGCCAGCTCTTGACCGAAGCCGAGCTGGACGACCTCACTCATCGGTGCGGCGTCCCGCGCCCCGAGATCGAGTCCACTGCAAGGGAATTTGCGACCTCCAGATCCGCGATGGCAATCACGCGAACCGGGATCTCACTGCACGTCTCGGGCAGCGTGGGCGAATGGCTTGGCCACGTCCTCAACGTGATCACCGGGCGAATGGACCGTCCCGGTGGCCGTCGCTTCGAACCCGGTTATGTCGACTCGCTGCGCCTGGCGGCCGCAACCAAGCCCCCGGAGCACAGAAGCCGACTGACCGGCCGGACGATGGTTGCCGGCGCGCACGCGTTGAGCGAACTGCCCGCCGAGATCACCACACCGGGCCCCGGGCAGATCCGGGCCCTGGTGATCAACGCCGGAAACCCGGTGGTCTCCGGTCCCGACGGCGCGGCCCTGGACAGTGCGCTTGCACAACTGGATCTGTTGGTGGCCATCGACTTTGTGCAGCGTGAGAGTCATCGCCACGCGCACTGGCTGTTGCCCGCCGTGCACTGGCTCGAACGTGACGACCTGCTCGCGCTGACAAGTAACCTACACGACGAGCCGTATGTGCAGTACGGCGTGCGTGCAGTCAACCCGCCGGCGACTGCACGCGAAGAATGGCGCATCTTCGTCGACCTGGCGCTGGCGATGGACGTTCCGCTGTTCGGCATCAAGGGTGTCAACGGGTTCATCAGGACCAGCCGGCGCCTTGCGCGGCTGACCCGGCGACCCACGCTGGAATTCACGCCGCACTGGATCAACCGCATCATCGTGGCCACGTCGCGCAACGTCAACGGACACAAGTTGAAATGGCGTGAGCTGCTTGCCAATCCACACGGCATGGTGCTTGGCCCGCGGGAGTATGGCCACTTCGCCGCAGCGTTGCGCACTGCCGACAAGCGGGTGCATATCGCGCCCACCGAGCTGGTCGCGCGGGCGCGTGAATTGCTCGCCGCGGCGCCTTCTGAGGCTCCGCCTGGCTACCCCTTCCAGATCGGCAACCGCCGTCACCGCCATTCCATGAATTCGTTTCTCAACGAGCTGCCCGGCCTGCACCCCGGCGGCAAAGGCAGCGTCGTTCTCATTCATCCCGCGGATGCCGCCACGCTCGGCATCGGTGACGGGGACCCGGTGCGCGTGTATTCGCCGGTTGGCGAAATCGAGGCGAATGCGTCACTGAGCGATCGACCCCGGCGCGGCGTCATCGTGATCAACCACGGCTGGGGTTCGCGAATCTTCGACCCGCACACCGGATCTGCGCCGCAGTCATTCGGGGTGAACCGCAACCTCCTGATTGACGCCGAACCGGTAGATCCGCTGTCGCAAACGCCCGCAATGAATTCCACCTATGTCGGCGTTGCTCGCCGTGGCGCGGGCCCCACCGTCGCCGAACCATCGCCACCGCCCGCCCTCAGTCCTCGCAACAGGACATGA
- the larC gene encoding nickel pincer cofactor biosynthesis protein LarC: MIGWIDARAGVSGDMLLGALVDAGVPLDLVQTTVGQLGLGVTLTSITCERGGIAATKVDVVADEIPTIPHLPEVQIQGLLDRVEEPVRTTAATILRRLADAESRVRRIPFESSYFHQLTRDTLACVVGAAAGFHRLGLEALHCSPVSLGSGTAQGAHGPLPIPAPAVLELLKGVPVAAGPVMTECATATGAAVLATLVTDWGEMPPLVMLRVGCGAGQRNPIELANVLRIVVGEPVDEPTRTVRLETNVDDLDPRVWPYVIERLLAAGAYDAWLSPIIMKKGRPAHTLSVLAPGERAADLRAIIFRETSTIGLRESTVTKHHCLARSESLVHVGGQPIRIKTARLDGETVNVNPEWRDVVAAAQALGKPAKQVLAEARRAASNADMKAAVAQWEATLS; the protein is encoded by the coding sequence ATGATCGGATGGATCGACGCCCGAGCCGGGGTGAGCGGAGACATGTTGCTCGGTGCTCTCGTCGACGCGGGGGTGCCGTTGGATCTGGTGCAGACGACGGTCGGCCAACTCGGCCTTGGCGTCACGCTCACGTCGATCACATGCGAGCGGGGCGGCATCGCTGCCACCAAGGTCGACGTTGTCGCCGACGAGATCCCAACCATCCCGCACCTTCCCGAGGTGCAGATTCAAGGTCTGCTCGACCGAGTTGAAGAACCCGTTCGAACGACCGCCGCCACCATCCTTCGCAGACTGGCCGACGCCGAATCGCGTGTGCGCCGAATTCCATTCGAAAGCAGCTACTTTCACCAGTTAACCCGCGACACCCTCGCTTGCGTGGTTGGCGCAGCGGCCGGGTTTCATCGGTTGGGCCTTGAGGCGCTGCACTGTTCGCCGGTCAGCCTTGGCAGCGGAACTGCCCAGGGGGCGCATGGTCCATTGCCGATTCCGGCCCCCGCGGTCCTGGAGCTGCTCAAGGGTGTCCCGGTTGCCGCCGGTCCAGTCATGACGGAATGCGCCACGGCGACGGGCGCTGCGGTGCTCGCGACGCTCGTGACGGATTGGGGCGAGATGCCACCACTCGTCATGCTTCGTGTGGGATGCGGTGCGGGCCAGCGTAATCCGATCGAACTTGCCAACGTCCTGCGCATTGTTGTCGGCGAGCCGGTCGACGAACCGACCCGCACCGTACGGCTCGAAACCAACGTGGACGACCTCGACCCGCGGGTGTGGCCTTACGTCATCGAGCGCTTGCTCGCCGCCGGAGCCTACGACGCCTGGCTCAGCCCGATCATCATGAAGAAGGGCCGGCCCGCTCACACACTTTCAGTACTCGCCCCCGGCGAACGTGCCGCGGATCTGCGCGCGATCATATTCCGCGAGACCAGCACGATCGGATTACGGGAATCGACGGTGACCAAGCACCACTGCCTAGCCAGGTCCGAAAGCCTTGTTCATGTTGGCGGGCAACCAATCCGGATCAAGACCGCCCGGCTAGACGGTGAAACCGTCAATGTCAATCCGGAGTGGCGAGATGTTGTGGCCGCCGCGCAAGCGCTCGGGAAGCCGGCAAAGCAGGTGTTAGCGGAAGCCCGGCGAGCTGCATCCAATGCGGACATGAAAGCCGCTGTGGCGCAATGGGAAGCAACTCTGTCGTGA
- a CDS encoding MFS transporter gives MLRHKGEARLVCTAVARHSYRLGYLTAMVIDTIGNGLWIPFALLFFTHGRGMRLADAGAALTMGSLVSLLVGGFLTGAVVDRIGPFRAATLSSLIRVIAFPCYLADNTVASLAIIAVAVSFAGRLFWVAHPGMVRALAPSEEARVGLFSLISALRSIGLGIGGLIASLGVWAERGNGLFWSSIVVANAISFALCGLLFWRLRRFDHKTEHCAGSGVGRYRDVLAQRRFLVFVAAIFVLALANVGFDSILPVYLLALGFPAWAPPIAYLLASILIAAFAPLATKWGRRRSGLRLLALAAALLGIAFAALIAMVAVDDVGRTALLGVAVTFFGLAAATWGATALKTMLNFVPRGRAGRHSAVYSLSWGVAIAVGPGLFSSLFTLGRVLPWIFLGVVLVFAVTAFLASSRAARHTLGASGQ, from the coding sequence GTGCTCCGGCACAAGGGTGAGGCCCGGTTGGTTTGCACCGCGGTAGCCCGGCACTCCTACCGCCTCGGCTACCTGACTGCCATGGTCATCGACACCATTGGCAACGGTTTGTGGATTCCGTTCGCGCTGCTGTTCTTCACGCACGGACGCGGCATGAGGCTCGCCGATGCGGGCGCGGCGCTGACCATGGGCAGCCTGGTTTCGCTGCTGGTCGGCGGCTTTTTGACCGGGGCGGTCGTCGACCGCATCGGGCCGTTTCGCGCGGCGACGCTCAGCTCGCTGATCCGGGTGATTGCCTTCCCGTGTTACTTGGCCGACAACACGGTTGCCTCCCTAGCGATCATTGCGGTGGCGGTGAGCTTTGCCGGCCGGCTCTTCTGGGTGGCGCACCCGGGGATGGTACGTGCCTTGGCCCCGTCGGAGGAGGCTCGCGTAGGCCTGTTTTCGTTGATCAGCGCATTGCGCAGTATCGGTCTCGGGATCGGTGGGCTGATCGCCTCGCTTGGAGTTTGGGCGGAACGGGGCAATGGGCTTTTCTGGAGCTCCATCGTTGTGGCGAACGCGATCAGTTTCGCGCTTTGCGGGTTGCTGTTTTGGCGACTGCGCCGTTTCGATCACAAAACCGAGCACTGCGCCGGCAGCGGTGTGGGCCGCTACCGCGATGTGTTGGCGCAACGTCGGTTCTTGGTGTTCGTGGCGGCGATTTTCGTACTCGCGCTGGCTAACGTCGGGTTCGACTCGATACTGCCGGTGTATCTGCTCGCGCTGGGCTTCCCGGCCTGGGCTCCACCGATCGCCTACCTGCTGGCCAGCATCCTGATCGCGGCCTTCGCGCCGCTGGCGACCAAATGGGGCCGTCGTAGGTCTGGGCTGCGTCTGCTGGCTCTAGCAGCTGCTCTGCTCGGAATCGCATTCGCCGCGCTCATCGCGATGGTCGCAGTCGACGACGTGGGCAGGACGGCGCTGCTGGGGGTGGCCGTGACGTTCTTCGGCCTGGCCGCAGCTACCTGGGGAGCCACCGCGTTGAAAACCATGCTGAATTTCGTGCCGCGAGGCAGGGCGGGTCGTCATTCGGCGGTCTACTCGTTGTCGTGGGGTGTTGCCATTGCCGTCGGTCCTGGGCTGTTCTCCTCGTTGTTCACCCTCGGCCGCGTGCTCCCCTGGATCTTTCTCGGCGTGGTGCTCGTTTTCGCGGTCACGGCATTCCTGGCATCGTCGCGGGCTGCGCGGCACACGCTTGGTGCATCCGGGCAGTGA
- a CDS encoding PPE family protein translates to MSFLVLPPEINSVRMFSGAGSAPLLEAAAAWNTLASELDSAAGSFSAMTSGLAGEAWQGAASKAMLAAAAPYAGWLSTAATQAFGASAQAQAVAGAFESALAATVHPVMVAANRSDLVSLVLSNLFGQNAPAIAAAESVYEEMWAQDVAAMVEYHAGAAAAAAQLVLPAQALHSLPGAGELPNFGYGNVGQGNIGFFNTGTLNVGISNISPNFTPTDPITLFGGVGIANNGLFNVGAWNNGSVNVGIANTSPHFTPTDPITQFGGFGIANNGINNVGIANVGTNNGGLPLGPLSLLGVGNHGNFNQGFFNTGNHNLGAFLTGDNLIGIGPFHVNNGALATLLPGAGELPNFGYGNVGQGNIGFFNTGTLNVGISNISPNFTPTDPITLFGGVGIANNGLFNVGAWNNGSVNVGIANTSPHFTPTDPITQFGGFGIANNGINNVGIANVGTNNGGLPLGPLSLLGVGNHGNFNQGFFNTGNHNLGAFLTGDNLIGIGPFHINR, encoded by the coding sequence ATGAGCTTCTTGGTGTTGCCACCGGAGATCAATTCGGTGCGGATGTTTTCTGGCGCAGGCTCGGCACCATTGTTGGAGGCCGCGGCTGCCTGGAATACGTTGGCCTCTGAGCTCGATTCGGCGGCGGGTTCGTTTTCCGCAATGACCTCAGGGTTGGCCGGCGAGGCATGGCAGGGTGCCGCGTCTAAGGCGATGCTGGCGGCGGCCGCGCCGTATGCGGGCTGGTTGAGTACGGCGGCGACCCAGGCGTTCGGAGCCTCCGCGCAGGCGCAGGCGGTCGCGGGTGCATTCGAGTCGGCGCTGGCGGCCACCGTGCACCCGGTGATGGTGGCGGCCAATCGTTCTGACTTGGTATCTCTGGTGCTGTCGAATCTGTTCGGGCAGAACGCACCGGCGATTGCGGCCGCCGAGAGCGTCTACGAGGAGATGTGGGCTCAGGACGTGGCCGCGATGGTGGAATACCACGCTGGAGCCGCGGCGGCTGCGGCGCAGTTGGTCTTGCCCGCGCAGGCGCTCCACAGCCTGCCTGGCGCGGGCGAGCTGCCCAACTTCGGTTACGGCAATGTCGGTCAAGGCAATATCGGCTTCTTCAACACCGGCACCCTCAACGTGGGCATCAGCAACATCAGCCCCAACTTCACCCCCACCGACCCGATCACCCTGTTCGGCGGTGTCGGCATCGCCAACAACGGTCTCTTCAACGTCGGCGCCTGGAACAACGGCAGTGTCAACGTGGGCATCGCCAACACCAGCCCCCACTTCACCCCCACCGACCCGATCACTCAATTCGGCGGCTTCGGTATTGCCAACAACGGCATCAATAACGTCGGCATCGCCAATGTTGGCACCAACAACGGCGGCCTACCCCTGGGTCCGTTGTCGCTCTTGGGCGTGGGTAACCACGGAAACTTCAACCAGGGCTTTTTCAACACCGGTAACCACAACCTCGGCGCCTTCCTCACCGGCGACAACCTCATCGGCATCGGCCCCTTCCACGTCAACAACGGCGCCCTCGCAACGCTCCTGCCTGGGGCGGGCGAGCTGCCCAACTTCGGTTACGGCAATGTCGGTCAAGGCAATATCGGCTTCTTCAACACCGGCACCCTCAACGTGGGCATCAGCAACATCAGCCCCAACTTCACCCCCACCGACCCGATCACCCTGTTCGGCGGTGTCGGCATCGCCAACAACGGTCTCTTCAACGTCGGCGCCTGGAACAACGGCAGTGTCAACGTGGGCATCGCCAACACCAGCCCCCACTTCACCCCCACCGACCCGATCACTCAATTCGGCGGCTTCGGTATTGCCAACAACGGCATCAATAACGTCGGCATCGCCAATGTTGGCACCAACAACGGCGGCCTACCCCTGGGTCCGTTGTCGCTCTTGGGCGTGGGTAACCACGGAAACTTCAACCAGGGCTTTTTCAACACCGGTAACCACAACCTCGGCGCCTTCCTCACCGGCGACAACCTCATCGGCATCGGCCCCTTCCACATCAACCGTTAG
- the larB gene encoding nickel pincer cofactor biosynthesis protein LarB: MTIRYDYARVVRVGMPEATFCLNKTTSQLRVIVAELMERPDNPVLFTRMSAAQYHAVRQLAGQSLVYDAESATAVMHGCLPERDGTVAVVTAGTSDIPVAAEACRTLEFLGFRVTRIVDVGVAGLWRLLERVDEIATYDVVIVVAGMDAALASVVGGLTGQPIIAVPTSTGYGAAAGGETALRSMLTSCAQGVAVTNIDNGFGAACAANRILLALNRT, translated from the coding sequence GTGACCATTCGCTATGACTACGCCCGTGTTGTGCGGGTTGGGATGCCCGAGGCGACGTTCTGCCTCAATAAGACGACGAGCCAGCTACGCGTCATCGTGGCCGAGTTGATGGAACGGCCCGACAACCCGGTTCTGTTCACCCGTATGAGCGCAGCTCAGTACCACGCGGTCCGGCAACTCGCCGGGCAGTCACTCGTATACGACGCGGAGTCGGCAACCGCGGTCATGCATGGTTGCCTACCGGAACGGGACGGCACGGTCGCCGTTGTCACCGCCGGCACATCGGACATCCCGGTCGCGGCCGAGGCCTGTCGGACACTCGAGTTCCTTGGTTTTCGGGTCACCCGCATCGTCGACGTCGGTGTTGCCGGACTCTGGCGTCTGCTGGAGCGGGTCGATGAAATCGCCACGTACGATGTCGTGATCGTGGTTGCCGGGATGGATGCCGCGCTCGCTTCGGTCGTCGGCGGGCTCACCGGCCAGCCGATTATCGCGGTGCCTACGTCAACCGGCTACGGGGCGGCCGCCGGTGGGGAAACCGCGCTTCGCTCGATGTTAACCAGCTGTGCGCAGGGCGTCGCCGTGACGAACATCGACAACGGGTTCGGGGCCGCGTGTGCGGCGAACCGAATCCTTTTGGCACTCAACCGAACATGA